A single window of Eleginops maclovinus isolate JMC-PN-2008 ecotype Puerto Natales chromosome 19, JC_Emac_rtc_rv5, whole genome shotgun sequence DNA harbors:
- the dio3a gene encoding iodothyronine deiodinase 3a isoform X1, giving the protein MNTIKAIKNAIVCLVLLPRFLMAAVMFWLLDFLCIRKRVFFRMKEQEVDAIDPPVCISDSNRLFSMESLKAVWHGHKLDFLKAAHLGHGAPNTEVVQLEDQQRSRILDYAKDKRPLILNFGSCTUPPFMARLKAFQGVVQQNADIADSVVVYIEEAHPSDGWMSTDAPYQIPKHRCLEDRLNAAKLMHLEVPGCPVVVDSMENSSNAAYGAYFDRLYILQEGKIVYQGGRGPEGYRITELRDWLDQYRKTLGKSDDLVINV; this is encoded by the coding sequence ATGAATACTATTAAAgctattaaaaatgcaatagTCTGTCTCGTCTTGCTGCCCCGTTTCCTGATGGCAGCAGTCATGTTTTGGCTGCTTGACTTTTTATGCATAAGGAAAAGGGTTTTCTTCAGGATGAAAGAGCAGGAGGTGGATGCCATAGATCCTCCAGTGTGCATATCGGACTCAAACCGTCTTTTCAGTATGGAGTCACTCAAAGCAGTGTGGCACGGCCATAAACTGGACTTCCTGAAGGCAGCGCATCTCGGGCACGGAGCGCCTAACACCGAAGTTGTTCAGCTGGAGGATCAGCAGCGCAGCCGCATCCTCGATTACGCAAAAGACAAGAGACCGCTCATCCTCAACTTTGGGAGCTGCACCTGACCGCCGTTCATGGCGCGTCTCAAGGCTTTCCAGGGAGTCGTGCAGCAGAACGCAGACATAGCAGACTCTGTAGTTGTGTATATCGAGGAAGCGCACCCCTCCGACGGCTGGATGAGCACTGACGCGCCCTATCAGATACCCAAGCACCGGTGTCTGGAGGACCGTCTGAACGCGGCGAAGCTGATGCACCTGGAGGTGCCCGGCTGCCCGGTGGTGGTCGACAGTATGGAAAACTCATCTAACGCTGCGTACGGAGCTTATTTCGACAGACTTTATATTCTGCAGGAGGGAAAGATAGTTTACCAGGGTGGCAGAGGACCCGAGGGGTATCGAATCACAGAGCTCAGAGACTGGCTGGATCAATACAGAAAAACGCTGGGAAAATCCGATGATCTAGTTATTAATGTGTAG
- the dio3a gene encoding iodothyronine deiodinase 3a isoform X2: MKEQEVDAIDPPVCISDSNRLFSMESLKAVWHGHKLDFLKAAHLGHGAPNTEVVQLEDQQRSRILDYAKDKRPLILNFGSCTUPPFMARLKAFQGVVQQNADIADSVVVYIEEAHPSDGWMSTDAPYQIPKHRCLEDRLNAAKLMHLEVPGCPVVVDSMENSSNAAYGAYFDRLYILQEGKIVYQGGRGPEGYRITELRDWLDQYRKTLGKSDDLVINV, encoded by the coding sequence ATGAAAGAGCAGGAGGTGGATGCCATAGATCCTCCAGTGTGCATATCGGACTCAAACCGTCTTTTCAGTATGGAGTCACTCAAAGCAGTGTGGCACGGCCATAAACTGGACTTCCTGAAGGCAGCGCATCTCGGGCACGGAGCGCCTAACACCGAAGTTGTTCAGCTGGAGGATCAGCAGCGCAGCCGCATCCTCGATTACGCAAAAGACAAGAGACCGCTCATCCTCAACTTTGGGAGCTGCACCTGACCGCCGTTCATGGCGCGTCTCAAGGCTTTCCAGGGAGTCGTGCAGCAGAACGCAGACATAGCAGACTCTGTAGTTGTGTATATCGAGGAAGCGCACCCCTCCGACGGCTGGATGAGCACTGACGCGCCCTATCAGATACCCAAGCACCGGTGTCTGGAGGACCGTCTGAACGCGGCGAAGCTGATGCACCTGGAGGTGCCCGGCTGCCCGGTGGTGGTCGACAGTATGGAAAACTCATCTAACGCTGCGTACGGAGCTTATTTCGACAGACTTTATATTCTGCAGGAGGGAAAGATAGTTTACCAGGGTGGCAGAGGACCCGAGGGGTATCGAATCACAGAGCTCAGAGACTGGCTGGATCAATACAGAAAAACGCTGGGAAAATCCGATGATCTAGTTATTAATGTGTAG
- the LOC134881195 gene encoding protein delta homolog 1 produces MHLTAVVLILVVTGIAKGWECNAGCNTENGFCEKLGKCRCKPGWQGDNCNQCVPFPGCLHGTCEKAWQCVCGDGWVGSLCDQDIRLCSSRPCAGNATCIETGEGGYLCICPPGYTGKNCHVKGGLCLTNSSPCQNGGTCRDADGSAGSSSCLCPPGFSGDFCEISVDSCQPNPCLHGGNCTDHSLAFTCICPLGFTGFTCNDTNSLSPCAGRPCANRGTCVGQPDGYFRCICQKWFTGPTCSLQHRPKARSKPVGARPVDHRVFALTPQHYSLPAHTFHKLLRPPERDLLKITLKETVHSPGLLVTHGQLVCFGMLALLTCLVILGTTGIVFFGRCEAWLANAKYSQLVRQQREHLLREAGGASQEEPEHSVNIILPEKIRLTSFGRHYTSI; encoded by the exons ATGCATCTCACAGCAGTGGTCTTAATTCTGGTCGTGACAGGCATCGCCAAAG GTTGGGAATGCAACGCTGGGTGCAACACAGAAAATGGGTTTTGTGAGAAGCTCGGAAAGTGCAG GTGCAAACCGGGGTGGCAAGGAGATAATTGTAACCAGTGCGTGCCCTTCCCCGGCTGTCTTCACGGCACTTGTGAGAAGGCATGGCAGTGTGTCTGCGGGGATGGCTGGGTGGGCAGCCTGTGTGACCAAG ATATTCGCCTATGCTCATCCAGGCCTTGTGCTGGTAATGCCACCTGCATAGAGACAGGAGAGGGGGGATACCTGTGCATCTGTCCCCCCGGCTACACCGGTAAAAACTGCCACGTGAAGGGAGGACTGTGTCTCACAAACAG CTCTCCTTGTCAGAACGGAGGCACATGTAGGGATGCCGATGGCTCAGCTGgttcctcttcctgtttatgtCCCCCTGGATTTTCCGGAGACTTCTGTGAAATCAGCGTTGACAGCTGCCAACCTAACCCTTGTCTGCACGGTGGAAACTGCACAGACCACAGCCTGGCCTTCACATGCATCTGTCCGCTTGGCTTCACTGGTTTCACATGTAATGACACCAACAGTCTCTCGCCCTGCGCTGGCAGACCCTGTGCCAACAGGGGCACGTGTGTTGGACAACCTGATGGATACTTCCGATGCATTTGCCAGAAATGGTTTACAGGTCCCACATGCTCCCTGCAGCACAGACCCAAGGCCAGGTCCAAGCCGGTTGGTGCCAGGCCTGTTGATCACAGAGTGTTTGCGCTGACTCCACAGCACTACTCCCTTCCGGCTCACACCTTCCACAAGCTTCTCCGACCGCCCGAGAGAGACCTGCTCAAGATCACCCTTAAGGAGACAGTCCACTCCCCCGGCCTGCTTGTCACCCACGGTCAGCTCGTCTGCTTCGGCATGCTCGCCCTGCTCACGTGCCTGGTCATCCTAGGCACCACAGGCATTGTGTTTTTTGGCCGCTGTGAGGCCTGGCTGGCCAATGCCAAGTACAGCCAGCTTGTTCGGCAGCAAAGGGAACACCTGCTGAGAGAAGCAGGCGGTGCGAGCCAGGAGGAGCCGGAGCACTCAGTGAACATCATTCTGCCGGAGAAGATTAGACTCACCAGCTTTGGGAGACACTACACCTCCATCTGA